In one window of Hymenobacter nivis DNA:
- a CDS encoding family 43 glycosylhydrolase: protein MPFKFLPLALCVLLIGALAGPPAAAQPALLRALPSPVLLRGNAQTAYRDPAALYHRGTFYLYFTLVETETDGRVFSYMAYAKSRDLKTWTPAQKITERNQNLDFSSPGNVIRYRNEWVLCLQTYPRPNYTAAQMPRFGTGDARLFLMRSPDLEHWSAPALMRVKGPGVDEKSLGRMIDPYLLADPHEKGKYWVFYKQNGVSRSYSNDLVNWTFAGSAESGENVCVLREKDDYVLFNSPKNGINIKRSPDLQHWTDWGPLITLGQGQPGWEWAQGRLTAAAVLDLRQVRGIGQYLLFFHGSGPLTEEQGDFDKNASIGLAWSTDLRTWHWPGQSAP, encoded by the coding sequence ATGCCATTCAAATTCCTACCGCTCGCCCTGTGCGTACTGCTGATTGGGGCCCTGGCTGGGCCCCCCGCGGCGGCGCAACCGGCGTTGCTACGGGCGCTGCCCTCGCCGGTACTGCTGCGGGGCAACGCCCAAACGGCCTACCGCGATCCGGCCGCACTGTACCACCGCGGCACGTTTTACCTCTACTTCACGCTGGTGGAAACCGAGACCGACGGCCGGGTTTTTTCCTACATGGCCTACGCCAAAAGCCGCGATTTGAAGACCTGGACGCCGGCCCAAAAAATTACCGAGCGCAACCAAAACCTCGATTTTTCCAGCCCGGGCAACGTTATTCGCTACCGCAACGAGTGGGTGCTGTGCCTCCAAACCTACCCCCGCCCCAACTACACCGCCGCCCAGATGCCGCGCTTCGGCACCGGCGACGCGCGCCTGTTCCTTATGCGCAGCCCCGACCTGGAACACTGGAGCGCCCCGGCCCTGATGCGCGTGAAGGGCCCCGGCGTGGACGAGAAAAGCCTCGGCCGCATGATTGACCCTTACCTGCTGGCCGACCCGCACGAAAAGGGTAAATATTGGGTCTTCTACAAGCAAAACGGCGTCAGCCGCTCCTACTCCAACGACCTAGTGAACTGGACGTTTGCCGGCTCGGCCGAGTCGGGCGAGAACGTGTGCGTGCTCCGCGAAAAGGACGACTATGTGCTCTTCAACTCGCCCAAAAACGGCATCAACATCAAGCGCTCCCCCGACCTCCAGCACTGGACGGACTGGGGGCCCCTAATTACCCTGGGCCAGGGCCAGCCGGGCTGGGAGTGGGCGCAGGGCCGCCTCACCGCCGCCGCCGTGCTCGACCTGCGCCAGGTGCGCGGCATCGGCCAGTACCTCCTGTTCTTCCACGGCTCGGGGCCCCTCACCGAAGAGCAAGGCGACTTCGACAAGAACGCCTCCATCGGCCTGGCCTGGAGCACCGACCTGCGCACCTGGCACTGGCCCGGGCAAAGCGCGCCGTAG
- a CDS encoding L-threonylcarbamoyladenylate synthase, which produces MKYFQQEVDAAVDTLLLQQVILYPTDTVWGLGCDAEVPPAVEKLYKLKGREVGKPSIVLVADLAMLARYVAQVPTELEAALAAQTRPTTYILPASRAIAPGLVGPDGTVGLRIVHDEFCFKMVRRLGHGVVSTSANKPGQPAPAVYDEIDPALLRGADHVVNWRRDDATRVAPSRVVRLGPSGALEVVRE; this is translated from the coding sequence ATGAAATATTTCCAGCAAGAAGTAGACGCCGCCGTCGATACGCTGCTGCTCCAGCAAGTTATCCTGTACCCCACCGATACCGTGTGGGGCCTGGGCTGCGATGCCGAAGTGCCGCCGGCCGTCGAGAAATTGTACAAACTGAAGGGGCGTGAGGTCGGCAAACCCAGCATCGTGCTGGTGGCCGACCTGGCCATGCTGGCCCGCTACGTCGCCCAGGTGCCCACCGAGTTGGAGGCCGCCCTGGCCGCCCAAACCCGCCCTACGACCTACATCCTGCCCGCCAGCCGCGCCATCGCCCCCGGCCTGGTGGGGCCCGACGGCACCGTGGGCCTGCGTATCGTGCACGACGAATTTTGCTTTAAGATGGTGCGGCGGCTGGGCCACGGCGTGGTGTCGACGTCGGCCAACAAGCCCGGCCAGCCGGCCCCCGCCGTGTACGATGAAATTGACCCCGCCCTGCTGCGCGGCGCCGACCACGTGGTGAACTGGCGGCGCGACGACGCGACCCGCGTAGCCCCCTCGCGGGTGGTGCGCCTGGGGCCCAGCGGGGCCCTGGAAGTGGTGCGCGAGTAG